The proteins below are encoded in one region of Aquisphaera giovannonii:
- a CDS encoding DUF1800 domain-containing protein: MDAQKEGPWAPYRPSPGAPWDLRRVAHLHRRAGFAATRAEIERDLREGPEASLDRVLAGQAQEAGARSDLEEMAARIGDAAVESRDPARLKAWWVFRMLASPDALGERLALLWHNHFATSNRKVDDLAAMRRQVDLFRRLARAPFGDLLNAAVRDPALLVWLDAPANRKGHPNENLGRELMELFTLGIGPFTEADVKEAARALTGWTVREGEFLENAPAYDDGEKTILGQRGRWTGADLVRILLDHRATARRLAGRLCETFLGEKAVEHGAVDELAEGLRTHGLDVGRGVATILRSRAFFAASNLGNRIVGPVEFVVGAVRSLGCFDPMPSPLLLAEWCARIGQDLLYPPNVGGWPGGRAWLSSRGMIARANFAAALACGRDVGLDGPPTMLRDVAPGRLVADLAARCLGRDPGDAWRSTVVEAARAGAASDADAARRAAALVLSCPEAQLG, translated from the coding sequence ATGGACGCTCAGAAAGAGGGCCCGTGGGCCCCCTATCGCCCCTCGCCCGGTGCCCCCTGGGACCTCCGCCGCGTCGCCCACCTGCACCGCCGCGCGGGGTTCGCGGCGACGCGGGCGGAGATCGAGCGGGACCTCCGCGAGGGGCCGGAGGCGAGCCTCGATCGCGTGCTGGCCGGGCAGGCCCAGGAGGCGGGCGCCCGCTCCGACCTGGAGGAGATGGCGGCCCGGATCGGCGACGCCGCGGTCGAGTCCCGCGACCCGGCGCGGCTGAAGGCCTGGTGGGTCTTCCGCATGCTGGCCTCGCCGGACGCGCTCGGCGAGCGGCTCGCGCTGCTCTGGCACAACCACTTCGCGACGAGCAACCGGAAGGTCGATGACCTGGCCGCGATGCGACGGCAGGTCGACCTCTTCCGACGCCTCGCCCGCGCGCCGTTCGGCGATCTGCTGAACGCGGCCGTCCGCGACCCCGCGCTCCTCGTCTGGCTGGACGCCCCGGCGAACCGCAAGGGGCACCCGAACGAGAACCTCGGCCGCGAGCTGATGGAGCTGTTCACGCTGGGCATCGGCCCCTTCACCGAGGCCGACGTGAAGGAGGCCGCCCGGGCCCTCACGGGCTGGACGGTCCGCGAGGGCGAGTTCCTGGAGAACGCCCCGGCGTACGATGACGGCGAGAAGACCATCCTGGGCCAACGAGGCCGATGGACCGGCGCGGACCTCGTCCGGATCCTCCTCGATCACCGGGCCACCGCGCGGCGGCTCGCGGGGCGGCTCTGCGAGACGTTCCTGGGCGAGAAGGCCGTGGAGCACGGGGCCGTGGACGAGCTGGCCGAAGGGCTGCGGACGCACGGCCTGGACGTGGGCCGGGGCGTCGCGACGATCCTCCGCTCGCGTGCCTTCTTCGCGGCGTCGAACCTCGGCAACAGGATCGTCGGGCCCGTCGAATTCGTCGTCGGCGCGGTGCGGTCGCTCGGGTGCTTCGACCCGATGCCGAGCCCCCTCCTTCTGGCCGAGTGGTGCGCGCGGATCGGCCAGGACCTCCTCTATCCGCCGAACGTCGGGGGCTGGCCGGGGGGCCGGGCGTGGCTCAGCTCGCGGGGGATGATCGCGCGGGCGAACTTCGCGGCGGCGCTGGCCTGCGGGCGAGACGTCGGGCTGGACGGCCCGCCGACGATGCTCCGGGACGTCGCCCCCGGGCGGCTCGTGGCCGACCTGGCGGCGCGATGCCTGGGGAGAGATCCCGGCGACGCATGGCGGTCGACGGTCGTCGAGGCCGCCCGCGCCGGTGCGGCCTCCGACGCCGACGCGGCGAGGCGGGCCGCGGCGCTTGTGCTGTCGTGCCCGGAGGCACAGCTCGGCTAG
- a CDS encoding M56 family metallopeptidase, with amino-acid sequence MSLDLGRLGYGLADYYALATLVLLGAGAAMALLRQPARRMAVGRAAIGGLLALLAIGLIPAWPRSRVLGPVARPDLAPSPDGGRAIGPIAAGPAGMAPAAAARQPEASKPEPVLSPAEAEARRLPAAIPGWRTLAGWSFLAGAGLMVAWLAVGSWQAAALRLRSRRPEEGVRELLSRVVGEGGVVPELLVNDLLHQPVAVGVLRPAIILPARFVQGEPEHRLEAALAHEWAHIRNRDLWLVAASRLLLPVLYAHPAYWWLRRRIRDDQEVLADAAAAGVEGRLSYAEVLLAWSRGVSAPAPFATGGSLALFERPSQIKRRIVMLLDHRLRVEPTCPAGWQRGVSAVAAAAVLGLSLVTLRPAAAGAGASGAPTAAGVETVEEMSAMPGGTAQRRGRLLGPDGKPFAGAKVYLSHQGSGWNRRPAQSDRPALIGTTADDGTFGYPEEARPEVRWLSQPVVKAEGYGPAFAEPEEKGDVATFRLVKDDVPLRGRVLDIQGRPVAGATVQVVGVLWHPGGSLDPWIEKLKAEKTAYPVEYSTLKSWSLRDVPGLFPPGTTDAEGRFTVTGLGRERIASLLISGPGIETRFEYAATRPMATMRYPDFPGNNGSHDVTYHGTGFDLVVGPGLEATGTVTDKDTGSPLAGAVVETAALFGNPLRTLSAVTDGEGRYRLIGIPPKTQFNDDQSLLVSLAGGPPYLPTVKPLGKPEGGRPIAVDFQLKRGVWATGRVVEKGTGQGVKANFSYYILADNPHAKSYPPYGTIRAGMPNETEPDGTFKLAVMPGPGVIGVRVGNEHYRLGAGAEKIPGPRRDGGGLDMIPAEPGYLMPKNYHSLGIIDPKVGDESVSLEIALDRGKTVRGKVVDPDGRPVTGFRVEGLQDHFRMWTPKPLPTDEFVVEGIGEGSDRDVLVCHEGLRLAGSYVIKPDEAGPIVVRLEPAGRLSGRIVDAAGLPMAEADLVSFNPFGDAKHERAPFAGPVKTDKDGRFRAEALIPGRKYNIKVQTKGRLTDVANDVVVKSGESKDLGDLTVKMGD; translated from the coding sequence ATGAGCCTCGATCTCGGGCGGCTCGGGTACGGACTCGCGGACTACTACGCCCTGGCGACCCTCGTGCTGCTCGGGGCCGGCGCGGCGATGGCCCTGCTGCGGCAGCCGGCGCGGCGGATGGCGGTCGGGCGCGCGGCGATCGGCGGGCTGCTCGCGCTGCTGGCCATCGGCCTGATCCCGGCGTGGCCCAGGTCGCGCGTCCTGGGGCCGGTCGCGAGGCCGGATCTCGCGCCGTCGCCCGACGGCGGCCGGGCGATCGGCCCGATCGCAGCCGGGCCGGCCGGGATGGCGCCGGCCGCCGCGGCGCGCCAGCCGGAGGCTTCGAAGCCGGAGCCGGTCCTGTCGCCGGCCGAGGCCGAGGCGAGGAGGCTCCCGGCCGCGATCCCGGGCTGGCGGACGCTCGCGGGCTGGTCGTTCCTCGCCGGGGCCGGGCTGATGGTCGCCTGGCTGGCCGTCGGGTCGTGGCAGGCGGCGGCCCTGCGGCTGCGGTCGCGGCGGCCGGAGGAGGGCGTTCGGGAATTGCTCTCGCGGGTCGTCGGCGAGGGGGGCGTCGTGCCCGAGTTGCTCGTCAACGACCTGCTCCATCAGCCGGTCGCCGTGGGCGTGCTGCGGCCGGCGATCATCCTGCCGGCGCGGTTCGTCCAGGGCGAGCCGGAGCACCGCCTGGAGGCGGCCCTCGCGCACGAGTGGGCCCACATCCGCAACCGGGACCTCTGGCTGGTGGCGGCCTCGCGGCTCCTGCTGCCGGTCCTGTATGCCCATCCCGCGTACTGGTGGCTGAGGCGCCGGATCCGCGACGACCAGGAGGTGCTCGCGGACGCCGCGGCGGCGGGCGTCGAGGGGCGCCTGAGTTATGCGGAGGTCCTGCTGGCGTGGTCGCGGGGCGTGTCCGCCCCTGCGCCGTTCGCGACCGGCGGCTCGCTCGCGCTGTTCGAGCGGCCGTCCCAGATCAAGAGGAGGATCGTCATGCTCCTGGACCATCGCCTCCGGGTCGAGCCGACGTGCCCCGCCGGCTGGCAGAGGGGCGTCTCCGCGGTCGCGGCCGCGGCCGTCCTGGGCCTCTCGCTCGTGACGTTGCGCCCGGCGGCCGCCGGAGCCGGGGCCTCCGGGGCCCCCACCGCGGCCGGGGTGGAGACCGTCGAGGAGATGTCCGCCATGCCCGGCGGCACCGCGCAGCGCCGCGGCCGCCTGCTCGGCCCGGACGGCAAGCCGTTCGCCGGGGCGAAGGTCTACCTCTCCCATCAGGGCTCGGGGTGGAATCGCCGCCCGGCCCAATCGGACAGGCCCGCCCTCATCGGGACGACGGCCGACGACGGTACGTTTGGCTACCCGGAGGAAGCCAGGCCCGAGGTCAGATGGCTGTCCCAGCCGGTGGTGAAGGCGGAGGGCTACGGGCCCGCCTTCGCCGAGCCGGAGGAGAAGGGCGACGTGGCGACGTTCCGGCTGGTCAAGGACGACGTCCCCCTTCGCGGCCGCGTGCTGGACATCCAGGGCCGCCCGGTCGCGGGCGCCACCGTCCAGGTCGTGGGCGTGCTCTGGCATCCGGGCGGCTCGCTCGACCCGTGGATCGAAAAACTGAAGGCGGAGAAGACGGCGTACCCGGTGGAGTACTCGACCCTGAAGTCCTGGTCGCTCCGCGACGTCCCCGGCCTCTTCCCGCCGGGGACGACCGACGCGGAGGGACGGTTCACGGTCACCGGCCTGGGCCGCGAGCGGATCGCCTCGCTCCTGATCTCCGGGCCGGGCATCGAGACGCGGTTCGAGTACGCGGCCACGAGGCCGATGGCGACGATGAGGTATCCCGACTTCCCCGGCAACAACGGCAGCCACGACGTCACGTACCACGGCACCGGGTTCGACCTGGTCGTCGGCCCGGGGCTGGAGGCGACCGGCACCGTGACCGACAAGGACACCGGCTCGCCGCTGGCCGGGGCGGTCGTCGAGACCGCGGCCCTCTTCGGCAACCCGCTCCGCACGCTCAGCGCGGTCACGGACGGCGAAGGCCGCTACCGGCTCATCGGCATCCCGCCGAAGACCCAGTTCAACGACGACCAGTCCCTCCTCGTCAGCCTGGCCGGAGGCCCGCCGTACCTGCCCACGGTGAAGCCGCTGGGCAAGCCGGAAGGCGGCAGGCCGATCGCGGTCGACTTCCAGCTCAAGCGCGGAGTCTGGGCGACCGGCCGGGTCGTCGAGAAGGGGACCGGCCAGGGGGTCAAGGCGAACTTCTCCTACTACATCCTCGCGGACAATCCCCACGCCAAGTCCTACCCGCCCTACGGCACGATCCGGGCCGGCATGCCCAACGAGACCGAGCCCGACGGCACCTTCAAGCTCGCCGTGATGCCCGGGCCGGGGGTGATCGGCGTCCGCGTGGGGAACGAGCATTACCGGCTCGGCGCCGGGGCCGAGAAGATCCCCGGCCCGCGGCGGGATGGGGGCGGCCTGGACATGATCCCCGCCGAGCCCGGATATCTCATGCCCAAGAACTATCACTCGCTGGGGATCATCGACCCCAAGGTCGGCGACGAGTCGGTCTCCCTGGAGATCGCGCTCGATCGGGGCAAGACGGTCCGGGGGAAGGTCGTGGACCCCGACGGCAGGCCCGTCACCGGGTTCCGCGTGGAGGGGCTCCAGGACCACTTCCGGATGTGGACGCCGAAGCCGCTGCCGACGGACGAGTTCGTCGTCGAGGGGATCGGCGAGGGGAGCGACCGGGACGTGCTCGTCTGCCACGAGGGCCTGAGGCTGGCCGGCTCGTACGTGATCAAGCCGGACGAGGCCGGGCCCATCGTCGTGAGGCTGGAGCCGGCCGGACGCCTCTCGGGCCGGATCGTCGACGCCGCCGGCCTGCCGATGGCGGAGGCCGACCTCGTCTCGTTCAACCCGTTCGGGGACGCGAAGCACGAGCGAGCGCCGTTCGCCGGCCCGGTCAAGACCGACAAGGACGGGCGTTTCCGCGCCGAGGCCCTGATCCCGGGGCGCAAGTACAACATCAAGGTCCAGACGAAGGGCCGGCTCACGGACGTGGCGAACGATGTCGTCGTGAAGTCCGGCGAGTCGAAAGACCTCGGCGACCTCACCGTGAAGATGGGCGACTGA